In the Salinirubrum litoreum genome, one interval contains:
- a CDS encoding ArsR/SmtB family transcription factor, translating to MDATSHRSHDKTLWYLLTATRGGPNRARIVRALAERPRNANRLADELGVGYKTVRHHLDTLQEHGVVEAGGDDYGKLYFVTDRVEREWDTFERIAEEIDG from the coding sequence ATGGACGCGACCAGTCACAGGAGCCACGACAAGACGCTGTGGTACCTGTTGACCGCGACACGCGGCGGGCCGAACCGGGCGCGCATCGTCCGGGCGCTGGCGGAGCGACCCCGGAACGCGAACCGACTCGCCGACGAGTTGGGTGTCGGCTACAAGACGGTCAGACACCACCTCGACACCCTGCAGGAACACGGCGTCGTAGAGGCCGGCGGCGACGACTACGGGAAACTCTACTTCGTCACCGACCGCGTCGAACGCGAGTGGGACACCTTCGAGCGCATCGCCGAGGAGATCGACGGATGA